A DNA window from Equus przewalskii isolate Varuska chromosome 12, EquPr2, whole genome shotgun sequence contains the following coding sequences:
- the CASP16 gene encoding uncharacterized protein CASP16 isoform X4 — MAFLVAGTLRVAAMVADTQESLRRKGKYSTQGPKVALTLSSPGVSASTVAVLEGIFRALRVESWQRREALVQGFLGELAGFREQLDAHGGPVGCVLVALVAPSGLLRQPQQLVQELSRCGALRGCPKVFLLLSSAPGAAPEPGAFLTSLGELCGRCPHWSLLQLLTEVFCRIAEEFSGATYCPVLRSSLRGALCLGDTEPWGLEAFQEELAQFREWLDAYRGPVSCALVALMAHGGPQGQLLGADGQEVQPEALVRELSCCRALRGRPKIFLLQACRGGHRDAGLGPTALSWFWRWLRAPPATPSHADVLQVYADAQGSSSRGPTAGSSDQADILMVYAAAEGCVAYRDETGSDFIQTLVEVLRADPKGDLLELLTEVCWGLGSGNRGRRAGCILLPGPGVLITCYSPGWGGSDPPPSAVRDGRTHNTHTGQVRWTAVISLINPQLGKDYISYV; from the exons ATGGCCTTCCTGGTGGCTGGGACCCTGCGGGTGGCCGCAATGGTGGCAGACACTCAGGAGAGCCTAAGGAGAAAG GGGAAGTACAGCACACAGGGTCCAAAGGTGGCCCTGActctcagcagccctggggtgTCGGCCTCTACAGTGGCTGTCCTGGAGGGCATATTCCGGGCCCTGCGCGTTGAGagctggcagaggagggaggcCTTGGTTCAG GGCTTCCTTGGGGAGCTGGCTGGCTTCCGGGAGCAGCTGGATGCCCATGGGGGCCCTGTGGGCTGTGTCCTAGTGGCCTTGGTGGCCCCCAGTGGGCTGCTGAGGCAGCCACAGCAGCTGGTCCAGGAGCTGAGCCGCTGTGGGGCCTTGCGGGGCTGCCCCAAAGTCTTCCTGCTGCTCTCGAGTGCTCCTGGGG CTGCCCCTGAGCCTGGAGCCTTCCTCACTAGCCTGGGTGAGCTCTGTGGCCGCTGTCCTCACTGGTCCCTGCTGCAGCTGCTGACAGAG GTCTTCTGCAGGATAGCTGAAGAGTTCTCAGGGGCCACCTACTGCCCAGTCCTTCGGAGCTCCTTGCGGGGGGCACTGTGCCTGGGGGACACGGAACCTTGGGGGCTTGAG GCTTTCcaggaggagctggcccagttCCGGGAGTGGCTGGACGCCTACAGGGGCCCCGTGAGCTGTGCCCTTGTGGCCCTGATGGCGCATGGAGGGCCTCAGGGACAGCTGCTGGGGGCTGACGGGCAAGaggtacaaccagaggcactggTGCGGGAGCTGAGCTGCTGCAGGGCCCTGCGGGGCCGCCCCAAGATCTTCCTGCTTCAGGCTTGCCGTGGGG ggcaCAGGGACGCTGGCTTGGGGCCCACAGCTCTCTCCTGGTTCTGGCGCTGGCTGCGGGCACCACCAGCCACCCCCTCCCATGCCGATGTCCTCCAGGTCTATGCCGATGCCCAAG GCAGCTCCTCCAGGGGCCCCACTGCAGGGAGCTCTGACCAGGCAGACATCCTGATGGTCTACGCAGCCGCCGAGG GCTGTGTAGCCTATCGGGATGAGACGGGCTCAGACTTTATCCAGACGCTGGTGGAGGTCCTCAGAGCTGACCCCAAGGGAGACCTCCTGGAGCTGCTGACTGAGGTGTGTTGGGGCCTGGGGAGTGGCAATAGGGGGAGAAGGGCTGGATGCATCCTTCTCCCCGGCCCTGGTGTTCTGATCACCTGCTATTCACCCGGCTGGGGAGGGAGTGATCCCCCACCCTCAGCAGTAAGAGATGGCCGAACACACAACACCCACACTGGACAGGTGAGATGGACAGCAGTTATTAGTCTCATAAACCCACAGCTGGGGAAAGATTATATATCTTATGTATAA